The Aureispira anguillae genome contains a region encoding:
- a CDS encoding anthrone oxygenase family protein translates to MKLQFILLFLALLTTGLMSGIFFTWTNAVTPGIGKLHDLAYLNALQSMNRVILNIPFYIVFTIPVISLTLVTFFFYSSNPPLAFKLILIATLIYLLGAFLVTISGNIPLNNLLDQTNLTSLNLEEAKQLRDQIELKWNYFNLIRTVSAAISFGLLLLAAFLLETPILKL, encoded by the coding sequence ATGAAACTACAATTCATTCTCTTGTTTTTAGCGCTGCTGACAACAGGACTTATGTCAGGTATCTTTTTTACTTGGACCAATGCCGTGACGCCAGGAATTGGCAAATTACATGATTTAGCCTACCTAAATGCATTGCAATCTATGAATCGGGTTATTTTAAATATACCCTTCTATATTGTTTTCACCATTCCTGTTATAAGTCTAACGCTTGTTACTTTCTTTTTTTATTCGTCTAATCCTCCCCTAGCATTCAAACTAATCCTGATAGCAACCCTCATTTATTTGCTGGGTGCTTTTTTAGTGACCATCTCAGGAAATATTCCGTTAAATAATCTCTTGGATCAAACCAACTTAACTTCCTTAAATTTAGAAGAAGCCAAACAATTAAGAGACCAAATAGAGCTAAAATGGAACTATTTTAATTTAATTCGAACGGTTAGTGCAGCCATTTCTTTTGGGCTATTGCTCCTAGCTGCCTTTTTGTTAGAAACACCTATTCTTAAACTCTAA
- a CDS encoding NAD(P)-dependent oxidoreductase has product MNVIIFGATGSIGKHLIEQSLKKGHQVTAFGRSIDQLASHQQLKKIKGNVFDLNAVQEAVKGQEAVIVVLGAGISSGSNVRSQGTLNIIKAMQNNGVKRLICQTTLGAGDSRGNLNFFWKYIMFGGLLKRMFLDHELQEKHVRNSSLNWTIVRPGSFTDGPKTGHYKHGFSPTDRSVNLKIARADVADFIVQQLDATHYLFKSPGLSY; this is encoded by the coding sequence ATGAATGTAATTATATTTGGTGCTACTGGAAGCATTGGAAAACACCTAATAGAACAAAGCCTAAAAAAAGGGCATCAAGTAACTGCTTTTGGGAGGAGTATCGACCAATTGGCAAGCCATCAACAACTAAAAAAAATAAAAGGGAATGTCTTTGACCTTAATGCTGTTCAGGAGGCTGTCAAAGGTCAAGAGGCTGTCATTGTAGTATTGGGAGCAGGAATAAGCAGTGGCAGCAACGTTCGTTCCCAAGGCACACTCAATATTATCAAGGCCATGCAAAACAATGGCGTTAAGCGACTAATTTGTCAAACTACCTTGGGAGCTGGCGACAGCAGGGGGAATCTAAATTTCTTCTGGAAATACATCATGTTTGGGGGATTACTAAAACGAATGTTCTTAGATCACGAATTGCAAGAAAAACATGTCCGAAATAGCTCCTTGAATTGGACTATTGTACGACCTGGGAGTTTTACAGATGGCCCCAAAACTGGTCATTACAAGCATGGTTTTAGCCCAACAGATCGATCGGTTAATTTAAAAATAGCTAGAGCTGATGTTGCTGATTTTATCGTACAACAATTGGACGCTACCCATTATCTTTTTAAATCTCCAGGTCTATCTTATTAA
- a CDS encoding CoA transferase subunit A: MNKVVANAKEAIQGIEDNMTLMLGGFGLCGIPENCIAALVEAGVKGLTCISNNAGVDDFGIGLMLQQRQVKKMMSSYVGENAEFERQLLSGELEVDLIPQGTLAERIRAGGAGIPAFYTATGYGTEVAEGKDVKYFDGRPYIMETALHADFAIVKAWKGDTHGNLIFKGTARNFNPMMARAGKITIVEVEELVEPGELHPNYIHVPGVYVQRIFKGVNYEKRIEQRTVRS; the protein is encoded by the coding sequence ATGAATAAAGTAGTTGCTAATGCTAAAGAAGCCATTCAAGGTATTGAGGACAACATGACCTTGATGTTGGGTGGTTTTGGCTTGTGTGGGATTCCCGAAAATTGTATTGCTGCCTTGGTTGAGGCTGGCGTAAAAGGATTGACTTGTATTTCAAACAATGCAGGAGTAGACGATTTTGGTATTGGTTTGATGTTACAACAACGTCAAGTCAAAAAAATGATGTCTTCTTATGTTGGGGAAAATGCAGAATTTGAACGCCAGTTGTTGAGTGGCGAATTGGAAGTGGATTTGATTCCGCAAGGAACTTTGGCAGAACGTATTCGTGCTGGTGGGGCTGGTATTCCTGCTTTTTATACGGCTACAGGTTATGGAACAGAGGTAGCTGAAGGCAAAGATGTAAAGTATTTTGATGGACGTCCATATATTATGGAAACAGCTTTGCATGCAGATTTTGCAATTGTAAAAGCATGGAAAGGAGATACCCACGGAAACCTAATTTTTAAAGGGACTGCTCGCAATTTTAATCCTATGATGGCAAGAGCAGGAAAAATTACAATCGTTGAGGTAGAGGAGTTGGTAGAGCCAGGAGAATTGCATCCTAATTATATTCATGTACCTGGGGTTTATGTCCAGCGAATTTTTAAAGGGGTGAATTATGAAAAACGAATTGAACAACGTACTGTTCGTAGCTAA
- the ffh gene encoding signal recognition particle protein codes for MFDSLSERLEGAFKSLTGDGKLTEINVATSIKEIRRALVGADVNYKIAKEFTDKIKVQALGTKNVLASVRPGELMTKIVHDELVELMGGQAAGINIKGKPGIILIAGLQGSGKTTFTGKLAKFLKTKKGKRVLLSACDVYRPAAITQLGVLGEQVGVEVYKELENKNPVEIAQNAVAHAAKMGFDVVIVDTAGRLAVDEEMMNEIEAIKNAINPSEALFVVDAMTGQDAVNTAKAFNERIDYNGVVLTKMDGDTRGGAALSIKYTVGKPIKFVSRGEKMEELDVFHPDRMAQRILGMGDIVSLVEKAQEQFDEKEAKRLESKIKKNKFDFDDFKTQLNHIRKMGNLKNLISMIPGMGKIAKNLDIDDNAFSKIEAIINSMTPEERKNPGVINGSRKKRIARGSGNKLEEVNQFMRQFDQMRKMMHQMSKMQGKGGGMSMPNFPNR; via the coding sequence ATGTTTGACAGTTTATCAGAACGTTTAGAAGGTGCCTTTAAGTCGTTGACAGGAGACGGTAAACTGACGGAAATTAACGTCGCCACTTCTATCAAAGAGATTCGTCGTGCACTAGTTGGTGCCGATGTTAACTATAAAATCGCTAAAGAATTTACCGATAAAATCAAAGTTCAAGCACTCGGTACCAAAAATGTACTTGCTTCTGTTCGTCCTGGTGAGTTAATGACCAAAATTGTTCACGATGAACTCGTAGAACTAATGGGCGGTCAAGCTGCTGGAATCAACATTAAAGGTAAGCCTGGAATTATTTTGATTGCGGGATTGCAAGGTTCTGGTAAAACAACGTTTACTGGTAAATTGGCAAAATTCCTAAAAACAAAAAAAGGAAAACGTGTTTTGCTTTCTGCTTGTGATGTTTATCGTCCTGCGGCAATCACTCAATTGGGTGTTTTGGGAGAACAAGTTGGAGTAGAAGTTTACAAAGAACTAGAAAATAAAAATCCTGTAGAGATTGCTCAAAATGCCGTAGCACACGCTGCAAAAATGGGCTTTGATGTAGTGATTGTGGATACTGCGGGTCGTTTGGCAGTAGATGAAGAAATGATGAACGAGATTGAGGCCATCAAAAATGCCATTAATCCTTCAGAAGCTTTGTTTGTCGTGGATGCAATGACTGGACAGGATGCTGTTAATACTGCTAAGGCCTTTAACGAGCGCATTGACTACAATGGTGTTGTATTAACCAAAATGGATGGTGATACACGTGGTGGTGCTGCACTTTCTATCAAATATACAGTTGGTAAGCCGATCAAGTTTGTGTCTAGAGGGGAAAAAATGGAAGAACTAGATGTTTTCCACCCTGATCGTATGGCACAACGTATTTTGGGAATGGGAGATATTGTTTCTTTGGTAGAAAAAGCTCAAGAGCAGTTTGACGAAAAAGAAGCCAAACGTTTGGAAAGCAAAATCAAAAAGAACAAATTTGATTTTGATGATTTCAAAACGCAATTGAACCACATCCGCAAAATGGGTAATCTTAAGAATTTAATTAGTATGATTCCTGGGATGGGTAAAATTGCCAAAAACCTTGATATTGATGACAATGCCTTTAGCAAAATTGAGGCCATCATCAATTCTATGACACCAGAAGAGCGCAAAAACCCTGGCGTTATCAATGGTAGTCGCAAAAAGCGTATTGCTCGTGGTTCTGGAAATAAATTGGAAGAGGTGAACCAATTTATGCGTCAATTTGATCAAATGCGTAAGATGATGCATCAAATGAGTAAAATGCAAGGAAAAGGCGGTGGAATGAGCATGCCTAATTTCCCTAATCGTTAG
- a CDS encoding alpha/beta fold hydrolase yields the protein MSSFRSQTIQLKDHRILAYCEYGATEGTPIFYAHGGPGSRLEGLFFHKEAQKQGFRLICMDRPGMGCSTFQKNRTLLDYPKDVIALADHLQIDQFGVLGFSGGGAHATVCAYAIPHRLLFNISCAGYTNFAELPQAADLLHSKADRLAVRLAQKKSPFFIFFFYLLYLSIRYFPTYFFSTFQKSISPVDQKAVTNPSIQKQFLENQKEAMRQKAKGVALDAAIHYQDWGFRLEEISMEVIIFHGSEDRLVPLEYAKHLKQNIPNATLHILENQGHLFPLQLQALIFETARKKIKQPPK from the coding sequence ATGTCTTCTTTTCGATCTCAAACTATCCAACTAAAAGACCACCGAATACTTGCCTATTGTGAGTATGGAGCAACTGAAGGCACGCCTATTTTTTATGCACATGGTGGACCTGGCTCTAGATTGGAGGGGCTGTTCTTCCATAAAGAAGCCCAAAAACAAGGGTTTAGACTCATCTGTATGGATAGACCAGGAATGGGGTGTTCAACATTTCAGAAGAACAGAACACTGCTAGATTACCCCAAAGATGTTATTGCCTTGGCAGATCACTTACAAATCGATCAATTTGGCGTATTGGGGTTCTCGGGAGGAGGCGCTCATGCCACAGTATGTGCTTATGCCATCCCCCACCGATTACTGTTTAATATTAGTTGTGCTGGATATACCAATTTTGCAGAACTCCCCCAAGCAGCAGATTTGCTTCATTCTAAAGCAGATCGTTTGGCTGTTCGATTGGCACAAAAAAAATCGCCTTTTTTTATCTTTTTTTTCTATCTGCTCTATTTATCCATTCGGTATTTTCCAACGTATTTCTTTTCCACCTTTCAAAAGAGCATTTCGCCTGTTGACCAAAAAGCTGTAACCAATCCTTCTATTCAAAAACAATTTTTAGAAAACCAAAAGGAAGCCATGCGTCAAAAAGCAAAAGGGGTGGCGCTAGATGCCGCTATTCACTATCAAGATTGGGGGTTTCGATTAGAAGAGATTAGCATGGAGGTTATTATTTTTCATGGTTCTGAAGATCGATTGGTGCCGCTAGAATATGCTAAACATTTAAAACAAAATATTCCGAATGCTACCTTACATATTTTAGAAAACCAAGGGCATCTGTTCCCCCTTCAATTACAAGCTTTAATTTTTGAAACCGCTCGAAAAAAAATCAAACAACCGCCTAAGTAG
- a CDS encoding four helix bundle protein, whose product MIRNDRSNLVVDLTTAFAFKVIKYTENLDRIRKFNLSNQLFRSGTSVGANVMEAQNAESKRDFIHKMKIAAKEADESYYWLFLCDNLESYPNCKQLLADLKIIIKVLSKIISTAKRK is encoded by the coding sequence ATGATAAGAAATGATAGATCCAATTTAGTTGTTGATTTAACAACGGCATTTGCTTTTAAGGTTATAAAATATACAGAAAATCTTGATCGTATTCGAAAATTTAATTTGTCTAATCAGTTGTTTCGTTCTGGAACTTCAGTAGGGGCAAATGTAATGGAGGCACAAAATGCAGAAAGCAAAAGGGATTTTATTCATAAAATGAAGATTGCTGCAAAAGAAGCGGATGAATCTTATTATTGGTTGTTTCTGTGTGATAATTTGGAAAGTTATCCTAATTGCAAGCAGCTATTAGCAGATTTAAAAATAATTATAAAGGTGTTATCCAAAATAATTTCTACTGCTAAAAGAAAATAA
- a CDS encoding DUF4476 domain-containing protein, with protein MTHFIAYLIIALLLSSCEGNVSGEIGGKYETNKSYTYTEKVNGKTVKEIQSNTHSGGAFESDFNLVIGNGDTTITAEEIPNLNPKISCTQTLNDQDVERLKTAISRAFLDKNRVLIAKIAINDWCLTSNQVRDLLALFTMDKYRLDFAKFAYGHVNDRTNYNRVKDAFSFQESKGLLDNYINTL; from the coding sequence ATGACGCACTTTATTGCTTATTTAATCATTGCTCTGCTCTTAAGTTCCTGCGAAGGAAATGTTTCAGGGGAAATTGGCGGAAAATACGAGACCAACAAGTCCTACACTTATACCGAAAAAGTAAATGGTAAAACGGTCAAAGAAATTCAATCCAATACCCATTCTGGTGGCGCATTTGAGTCCGATTTTAATCTTGTAATCGGAAACGGCGATACCACGATTACAGCAGAAGAAATACCTAATTTGAACCCTAAAATAAGTTGTACTCAAACCTTAAATGACCAAGATGTTGAGCGACTCAAAACCGCAATTAGTAGGGCTTTTTTGGATAAAAATAGAGTATTGATAGCCAAGATTGCCATTAATGATTGGTGCTTGACCTCCAATCAGGTGCGGGATCTACTAGCTTTGTTTACGATGGATAAGTATCGCTTGGATTTTGCCAAGTTTGCCTATGGGCATGTCAACGATAGAACCAATTATAACCGAGTAAAGGATGCGTTTTCTTTTCAGGAAAGCAAAGGCTTATTAGACAATTACATCAATACGCTTTAG
- a CDS encoding glycoside hydrolase family 113, which yields MKNIKVVYLIVLLILLVQYENYSYTKISAVNPTTKIKGMTVVAAQSPIRDRPIYSLKKLGVNSIALLPYGFYKSGHPEIYFESFCTVPNCPFGAHTQNAIVELIQKAKASNVQVMLKPHIWAASEWCSELTFETEADWLLFEKNYTAFIMEWVQIANRMNVELFCIGSELYSFVQQRPNYWSKLIQNIRNVYFGKITYGANWSDYQKVDIWDELDYIGLNTYFPLLPDTTPSVQKLETAWKPIVAKLDSFSKQWKKPILFTEWGYLCMDGCAFEHWQIEQRKASTPNNEQAQANAIEALLKTFLSQDWWAGGFQWKWYADSISSSCEYDIDKDYTPEGKIATEVLKKMYHE from the coding sequence TTGAAAAACATTAAAGTAGTCTATCTAATTGTATTATTGATTTTACTGGTTCAGTATGAAAATTATTCCTATACTAAAATTTCGGCTGTCAACCCAACAACCAAAATTAAGGGCATGACAGTAGTAGCAGCCCAAAGTCCTATCCGTGATCGTCCCATCTATTCTCTAAAAAAATTAGGCGTTAATTCTATTGCGCTGCTCCCTTATGGTTTTTATAAAAGCGGACATCCTGAAATTTATTTTGAATCGTTCTGCACGGTTCCCAACTGTCCTTTTGGAGCCCATACCCAAAATGCTATTGTTGAACTCATTCAAAAAGCAAAAGCTTCTAATGTTCAGGTAATGCTAAAACCTCATATATGGGCTGCTTCGGAGTGGTGCAGTGAATTGACCTTTGAAACCGAAGCAGACTGGCTGCTCTTTGAAAAAAATTATACAGCCTTTATTATGGAATGGGTACAGATTGCTAATCGTATGAATGTGGAGCTATTTTGTATTGGTTCTGAACTGTATAGTTTTGTGCAGCAACGTCCCAACTACTGGAGCAAGCTTATTCAAAACATTCGCAACGTCTATTTTGGGAAAATAACGTACGGAGCCAACTGGAGTGACTATCAAAAAGTTGACATTTGGGACGAATTAGATTATATCGGGCTGAATACCTACTTTCCTTTGTTGCCTGACACAACTCCCTCTGTACAAAAGTTGGAGACAGCTTGGAAACCCATTGTTGCTAAGTTAGATTCTTTTTCTAAGCAATGGAAAAAGCCTATCTTATTTACCGAGTGGGGGTATTTGTGTATGGATGGTTGCGCTTTTGAACATTGGCAAATTGAGCAAAGAAAAGCCAGTACACCCAATAATGAGCAGGCACAAGCCAATGCAATTGAAGCACTCCTAAAAACATTTCTTTCGCAAGATTGGTGGGCAGGCGGTTTTCAATGGAAATGGTATGCCGATTCTATTAGCAGTAGCTGCGAATATGATATTGATAAGGATTACACTCCTGAAGGGAAAATAGCTACTGAGGTATTAAAAAAAATGTATCACGAATAG
- a CDS encoding class I fructose-bisphosphate aldolase: MSLDKITGILGEEKSKLHLEHECKTFEKSSLYAPSPNFIDEVWSDSNRNVQTLRSLSALYNHGRLGGTGYVSILPVDQGLEHTAGASFAPNPAYFDSENIVKLAVEAGCNAVASTYGVLASVARKYAHKIPLVVKINHNELMTYPNKYDQIMFGNIKNAWDMGAVAVGATIYFGSENSNRQIIEVAEAFDYAHELGMATILWCYTRNGAFKKDGTDYHAAADLTGQANHIGATIQADIVKQKLPVNNGGFTNIGFAKTHDKMYSELSTDHPIDLCRYQVANGYMGRIGLINSGGASGGNDLQDAVETAVINKRAGGMGLILGRKAFQKPVKEGVEIINAVQDVYLCNEIDLA, translated from the coding sequence ATGTCCTTGGATAAGATTACTGGCATATTGGGAGAAGAGAAATCCAAGCTTCACTTGGAGCATGAATGTAAAACTTTTGAAAAAAGCAGCTTATATGCACCAAGCCCCAATTTTATAGATGAGGTATGGAGCGATTCTAATCGTAATGTTCAAACGCTTAGAAGCCTAAGTGCGTTGTATAACCACGGTAGATTAGGAGGGACAGGTTATGTATCTATTTTGCCAGTAGATCAAGGTTTGGAACATACTGCTGGAGCTTCTTTTGCTCCTAATCCAGCATATTTTGATTCAGAAAATATTGTTAAACTAGCTGTAGAAGCTGGTTGTAATGCAGTGGCAAGTACTTATGGTGTTTTGGCTTCAGTGGCACGCAAATATGCACACAAAATTCCTTTGGTTGTAAAGATTAACCACAATGAATTGATGACTTACCCCAACAAATATGATCAAATCATGTTTGGTAACATCAAGAATGCTTGGGATATGGGTGCTGTTGCAGTAGGAGCAACCATCTATTTTGGCTCTGAAAATTCTAATCGCCAAATTATAGAAGTAGCAGAAGCCTTTGATTATGCACACGAATTGGGCATGGCAACAATCTTATGGTGTTATACTCGTAATGGTGCTTTCAAAAAAGATGGTACAGATTATCATGCTGCTGCGGATTTAACAGGACAAGCAAATCATATTGGTGCTACGATTCAAGCGGATATTGTTAAACAAAAATTACCTGTTAATAACGGTGGTTTTACCAATATTGGTTTTGCCAAAACTCATGACAAAATGTATAGTGAGTTGTCTACCGATCATCCAATTGATTTGTGTCGTTACCAAGTAGCAAATGGCTATATGGGACGTATTGGCTTGATTAATTCTGGTGGTGCTTCTGGAGGAAACGATCTTCAGGATGCAGTAGAAACTGCTGTAATCAACAAACGTGCTGGTGGAATGGGCTTGATTTTGGGGCGTAAAGCATTCCAAAAACCAGTTAAGGAAGGTGTTGAAATTATCAATGCTGTACAAGATGTTTATCTTTGCAATGAGATTGACTTAGCATAA
- a CDS encoding Crp/Fnr family transcriptional regulator yields MSTAFEQLWTFMDQYVLFSKQEKAIIQPYFIQKKFNKQNRLVDLGSISKEVFFIVEGCLRYYYITEDGREITGFIFQENMFAGSHNSFFNQVPSSQVLETIEASTVLSLNYTALMELYQKVPKMNELVRKILEHRFAFAQSVIASLITNKPEERYRQLIQQQPNLVHRVPLHILATYLGITPVSLSRIRARKAKK; encoded by the coding sequence ATGTCAACCGCCTTTGAACAGTTATGGACTTTTATGGATCAATATGTCCTTTTCTCTAAGCAAGAAAAAGCCATTATTCAGCCCTATTTTATCCAAAAAAAATTCAACAAACAAAACCGATTAGTAGATTTAGGGAGCATCTCCAAAGAGGTATTTTTTATTGTTGAGGGTTGTTTGCGTTATTATTATATAACTGAAGATGGTCGAGAGATTACGGGGTTTATTTTTCAAGAAAATATGTTTGCAGGTAGCCACAATAGTTTTTTCAATCAAGTCCCCAGTTCACAAGTACTTGAAACCATTGAAGCCAGTACTGTTTTGAGTCTCAATTATACCGCTCTAATGGAACTCTATCAAAAAGTACCTAAAATGAATGAATTGGTGCGCAAAATATTAGAACACCGTTTTGCTTTTGCTCAATCTGTCATTGCCTCTTTAATTACAAACAAGCCAGAAGAACGTTATCGGCAATTGATACAGCAACAACCAAACTTAGTTCATCGAGTTCCGCTACATATCTTGGCAACTTACCTCGGCATTACCCCTGTTTCTTTGAGTAGAATTCGGGCACGGAAAGCTAAAAAGTAA
- a CDS encoding helix-turn-helix domain-containing protein has translation MEKVEFIVKKDLEPFVNCIMIGESQATNSHTNIPLYPDGYPGIMFQQTNNGFYLLPKQKKLSELFLYGQTLQPISLDVQGPYRYIVFQLYPFASKYLLNIDPKVLNTDCYDLLTIDSIPVNAYKEQLLHANNLEEQVAIISDLMLALIAANKVSVNDKIQQAIAIILDHNGQIKIREVLDQIYMTERTFERHFNAQIGLNPKQFAKIIQFQSSLHQLSAANFNKLIEVGLDSGFTDQSHFIRTFKKYTGQTPSYYLKQLTARS, from the coding sequence TTGGAAAAAGTAGAATTTATTGTAAAAAAAGATCTAGAGCCTTTTGTCAATTGTATTATGATTGGGGAAAGTCAGGCGACTAATTCGCATACCAATATCCCATTGTACCCAGATGGTTATCCTGGAATTATGTTTCAGCAAACCAACAATGGTTTTTATTTATTGCCTAAACAGAAGAAACTCTCTGAGCTTTTCCTCTATGGTCAAACCCTACAGCCTATTTCGTTAGATGTCCAAGGTCCTTATAGATATATTGTATTTCAGCTCTATCCTTTTGCCTCTAAGTACCTACTTAATATTGATCCCAAAGTTCTAAATACAGACTGTTATGATTTACTAACAATAGACAGTATTCCTGTTAACGCCTATAAGGAACAACTGCTTCACGCTAATAATTTGGAAGAACAGGTAGCCATTATTTCGGACTTAATGTTAGCACTAATTGCCGCTAACAAAGTTTCCGTAAATGACAAAATCCAGCAAGCCATTGCCATTATACTTGACCATAATGGGCAAATAAAAATCCGAGAAGTATTGGATCAAATTTATATGACAGAGCGAACCTTTGAGCGTCATTTTAATGCTCAGATTGGTCTAAATCCGAAACAATTTGCCAAAATCATTCAATTCCAATCGTCCTTGCACCAATTGAGTGCAGCTAATTTTAATAAATTGATTGAAGTAGGGTTAGACAGTGGTTTTACAGATCAATCTCATTTTATTAGAACGTTTAAAAAATACACTGGGCAAACGCCCTCCTATTATCTCAAGCAATTAACCGCTCGTTCCTAG
- a CDS encoding SRPBCC domain-containing protein: MQSIRTEIIIHAPIQSVWDILTNFEAYPSWNPFIIRIKGDLNLGAVLATTLINNGKENHFTPQITALQKEQQFEWLGKLPLGMFNGNHYFHLEKIDAQNTRLIHGERFSGWLSGLILYLIKEETIRGFEAMNKALKNKAEQ; encoded by the coding sequence ATGCAATCTATTAGAACAGAAATTATCATCCACGCCCCCATCCAATCCGTTTGGGACATCCTTACTAATTTTGAGGCTTATCCTTCTTGGAATCCGTTTATTATTCGTATTAAAGGAGATTTAAATTTAGGTGCAGTATTAGCAACTACTTTAATTAATAATGGAAAAGAAAATCATTTCACGCCTCAAATTACAGCACTACAAAAAGAACAACAATTTGAGTGGCTGGGCAAATTACCGTTGGGTATGTTTAATGGCAATCACTATTTTCATTTAGAAAAAATAGACGCTCAAAACACTCGCTTGATACATGGTGAACGTTTTAGTGGTTGGTTATCGGGGCTTATTCTTTATCTAATCAAAGAGGAGACCATTCGAGGTTTTGAAGCCATGAATAAAGCCTTAAAAAACAAAGCTGAACAATAA
- a CDS encoding WG repeat-containing protein has translation MKFLVLLLLTVSTLYGQHTELEASKLCKVSVKGKWGFSTTEGELVVAPIYDEVGEFREGLAAVQKEGKFGYINSKGLVVIPMEYDNAFAFYDGRALVKKDQHYGFLNTEGAISIPFIYNYGWHFLSNGLAYVQQAGKWGFINKEGKVVVPLIYDFVQGFTGSLAGVGKGSKIGLVNTEGKIIMPIFCDRVGEFSEGLIAVARNKQGGYMNQDGKLEIQMIYQATSPFSEGVAAVQMNRKWGYIDKKGKELLDYQYEEARPFKDGVAVVLQEGKWKLINKTGNNLLTKSYDQLGTFDQGIAQVQKAGKIGFINTNGKEIIPLIYTNSASTVFSENLMAVEKEGKWGYIDLSGALVIPFVYDNAENFVQGLAKVQQNSKWGYLNKKGLIVLWQE, from the coding sequence ATGAAATTTTTAGTATTGCTATTGTTAACGGTTAGCACTTTATATGGACAACATACCGAATTAGAAGCATCAAAACTATGCAAGGTAAGTGTCAAGGGCAAATGGGGGTTCTCAACAACAGAAGGGGAGTTAGTTGTAGCGCCTATTTATGATGAAGTCGGGGAATTTAGAGAGGGGCTAGCCGCTGTCCAAAAAGAAGGCAAGTTTGGATACATCAACAGCAAGGGGCTTGTGGTGATTCCAATGGAATACGATAACGCTTTTGCCTTTTATGATGGACGGGCACTGGTTAAGAAAGATCAACATTATGGCTTTTTGAATACAGAAGGAGCAATTAGCATTCCCTTTATTTATAACTATGGCTGGCATTTTTTGTCGAATGGCTTGGCTTATGTTCAACAAGCGGGCAAATGGGGCTTCATCAACAAGGAAGGAAAAGTTGTTGTGCCTCTGATTTATGATTTTGTACAAGGATTTACAGGTTCTTTGGCAGGAGTAGGAAAGGGGAGTAAAATTGGATTGGTTAATACTGAAGGGAAAATAATAATGCCTATTTTTTGCGATCGAGTTGGGGAATTTTCAGAAGGTTTGATTGCTGTTGCTAGGAATAAGCAAGGGGGCTATATGAACCAAGACGGCAAACTAGAGATTCAAATGATTTATCAGGCTACTAGCCCTTTTTCGGAGGGAGTAGCAGCAGTTCAAATGAATAGAAAATGGGGTTATATTGATAAAAAAGGAAAAGAACTCCTCGATTATCAATATGAGGAGGCAAGACCTTTTAAGGATGGGGTAGCTGTAGTTTTGCAAGAAGGAAAATGGAAATTAATTAATAAAACAGGAAATAACTTACTCACAAAAAGTTATGACCAATTGGGGACCTTTGACCAAGGAATTGCCCAAGTACAAAAAGCTGGAAAAATTGGTTTCATTAATACCAACGGAAAGGAAATAATTCCCTTAATTTATACCAATAGTGCCAGTACGGTCTTTTCTGAAAATTTGATGGCTGTCGAAAAAGAAGGCAAGTGGGGCTATATAGATTTGTCGGGTGCCTTAGTCATCCCTTTTGTCTATGATAATGCCGAAAATTTTGTTCAAGGATTAGCAAAAGTACAGCAAAATTCTAAATGGGGATATTTAAATAAAAAAGGACTTATTGTTTTGTGGCAAGAATAG